The following are from one region of the Oscillospiraceae bacterium genome:
- a CDS encoding WXG100 family type VII secretion target: MSRGQILVDIAQLESAAVKMEALAESYRNDYLRLFQTIQDLRCVWSGQDNAVFTHQIEGFGGDFRQMEVLLREYAGFLKKSARAYRETQENIRSSVQSLSRSAW; encoded by the coding sequence ATGTCAAGAGGGCAGATTCTCGTAGACATCGCACAATTGGAGAGTGCGGCCGTCAAGATGGAGGCTCTGGCGGAGTCATACCGGAACGACTATCTGCGCCTGTTTCAGACGATCCAAGACCTGCGCTGCGTCTGGTCCGGGCAGGACAACGCCGTGTTTACACACCAAATCGAGGGGTTCGGGGGCGACTTCAGGCAGATGGAGGTGCTTTTGCGGGAGTACGCCGGTTTTTTAAAGAAGAGTGCCCGCGCCTACCGAGAGACCCAGGAAAACATTCGCAGCTCCGTACAGTCGCTGTCGCGGAGTGCCTGGTGA
- a CDS encoding pore-forming ESAT-6 family protein codes for MSDIRISFEEVKEKANRIRALNDALTQTLHHIKTTVHGLESQWTSDASDVLRVKITAMQPRFDAHRDVIESYARFLEGAVSQYATLERTISSNAGQFL; via the coding sequence ATGTCAGACATCAGGATTTCATTTGAAGAAGTCAAAGAAAAGGCCAACCGCATACGCGCCCTCAACGACGCGCTGACACAGACGCTGCATCACATCAAGACAACCGTCCACGGTTTGGAGAGCCAATGGACCAGCGATGCGTCGGACGTTTTGCGTGTCAAGATCACCGCGATGCAGCCTCGTTTCGACGCGCACCGCGATGTTATTGAGTCATACGCGCGTTTTTTGGAGGGCGCTGTCTCACAGTATGCGACGCTGGAGCGCACCATCAGCAGCAACGCGGGGCAGTTCTTATAA
- a CDS encoding methyltransferase: MNKLLIEVYLPAAGRSFDVSIPSALPLYEVTALVSKALSELSEGLFVANASTVLCDRQTGEILDAHMTAAEAGLYNGAGFMLI, encoded by the coding sequence ATGAACAAACTGCTGATCGAGGTCTATCTGCCGGCTGCCGGGCGCTCCTTTGATGTGTCCATCCCGTCCGCCCTGCCGCTTTATGAGGTGACGGCGCTCGTGTCAAAGGCGCTGTCTGAGCTCTCGGAGGGTCTCTTTGTCGCCAACGCGTCCACTGTGCTCTGCGATCGGCAGACGGGCGAGATCCTGGATGCGCACATGACCGCGGCGGAAGCCGGCCTGTATAACGGCGCCGGATTCATGCTGATTTGA